The sequence NNNNNNNNNNNNNNNNNTAGAAGCCGCCGCCACCATCCGCCGCCACGCCCGAACAACACAGAAACCCCTTAAGAGTAGTCCCGGGTTCAACCACCTGGACCGTTCTCGAAACCGGCGCTGCCTGATTGCCCGCAGCATCGCTGACGCTGTAAATCAGGACATAGTCGCCGAGGATTGCCGTGTCGACGATGCCGTCGATAGCGACAAGCTCCGTGATATTGCCGTCTACGTCATCCATGGCCGTGTAGCCCGGTTCCACGTAAGGTTGATTCTGTTCGACCACGACGATGGAGCCCCCCAGCAGCGTGATAACGGGCGGTTCATAGTCGAAGCCGGGGTCCAAATCCAGCACCGATACATTACTGTACAGCGCACCGCCGCCCTGGAGCCGGTACTGAGCCTGACCGCTCATTTGCTGCGGTTCCGTTTGTTCAGCGGGCGGGGTCAACACAAAACTCAGGGAATAAGGAAACACACTGGGCGCGGTGATCCAGGCAAACTCCAAATGGACCTGTTCGCCCGGCCCGGGGAAAATCGCGGGTTGAGGCGTGGAAACGTCGCCCATTTTCTTAAAGGTCCAGCCGGAAGGCAACTCCTCGGCCAGCCCCAGCGCGAAAAGCTCCTCCTGCACCGCCACGTCGATTGTGAGCGTCACCAGTACGTCCTGACCCGCGGTATAGCCGTTGGGCAGCGTATGCGTCAGCGTCATGCCGAGGGGGTTATCGGTTTCCTGTGCCGCCGCTGGAAAGAACACGAACCCTGCACCGGCCGCCAGGACGGTTAACGCCGCTATACGATATATGCTCATGCTTATCCCTTGCTGGAATACAACGCCACACCGGCACGGGTGTTCCGCCGCGAGTGCGCGGACACCAGACCCAGGAGAGGCAGGACACGCACGCACGCCCCGCCTCTCCTGCATTATCTCACATGCCTCCTCCTGCGAGGCAACGCCTATGAACGCCGCCCGTATGGCCGCGCCTTCCCGGTTGCGACCAGAACCGCCACCGCCGCAAGCACGGCCAAGTCGCTCGCGCCTCCACGCGGATACCCTGTGGGGGTTTCGCCGCAGCAGAGGTCGCCTTTGTGCCGGGCATCGGGCACGTCGGTCACCGCGAGGTCCGATTCGTACGGCACGCCGTCCAGCATGTAGGTCACCTTTCCATACAGCTGTTTTGCGTTACATTCCCTTTCAGGAACGCGCAAACGGTATGTCAAGGTGACAGGCAGTTCCGGGGCGGGGTCCCAGATGAACCCGAATTCGTCCTCGGCCCCGTGCGCGGGAATAATGTCCGGAACCGCTGCCTTGCCCAGCATGACCAGGGAATCGTACTGCCAGCCGGGCGGTGTCATCTGCGAGATTCCAAGCAGGGCCGCGCCCTCATACTGTTCCCAGCAAGCCGCCGTGACGCGCAAGGTGATTTCGAGCAGCCGGCCCGGCAGGTAGCCGCCGGGTTTCTCGACGACTTGGGCCAGACTGGCTCCAAGCGGGTTCGTTGCCGGGTTGCAGGGGCTTTGCGCCCTTGCCTGAGCGCCCGCAAGCGCCCAGGCGGAGACGCCAAGCAGCACCGCCAGAAAAGACAACCGTGAGTATCGCATTGTTCACCACCCTCCGTGTTTGGGCGGCGCCGCACCGGGTAAGCCGCCCGGCCTCGTTCAATGCCTCCAAAACAGAAT is a genomic window of Candidatus Hydrogenedentota bacterium containing:
- a CDS encoding DUF5011 domain-containing protein → MSIYRIAALTVLAAGAGFVFFPAAAQETDNPLGMTLTHTLPNGYTAGQDVLVTLTIDVAVQEELFALGLAEELPSGWTFKKMGDVSTPQPAIFPGPGEQVHLEFAWITAPSVFPYSLSFVLTPPAEQTEPQQMSGQAQYRLQGGGALYSNVSVLDLDPGFDYEPPVITLLGGSIVVVEQNQPYVEPGYTAMDDVDGNITELVAIDGIVDTAILGDYVLIYSVSDAAGNQAAPVSRTVQVVEPGTTLKGFLCCSGVAADGGGGF